In Paenibacillus sonchi, the genomic stretch CAGATTTCTTCCAGGCGCTGGGCAACTCCCTGTTTGTAGCCTCTATGGTGACCATCTCGGTCGTGTTTTTCTGCACACTGGCCGGTTATGCATTCGCCAAATACGAATTCCCATTCAAAAACGTGCTGTTCTACTTCGTCATTGCCACATTGTTCGTACCCCAGCAGCTCGGTGTGCTGCCAACGTATGTCATTATGGCGAAGCTGCACTGGATCGACAGCTTCAAGGCACTGATCGTGCCGGCGATGGTCAACGCGTTCGGGATCTTCTGGATGCGCCAGTACATTTCCACAGCCGTACATACGGAGCTGATCGAAGCAGGCCGCATCGACGGCGGGGGCCATTTCCGCATCTTTTGGAATATTGCGATACCTGTCATTACGCCGGCGATGGCTACACTCGGCATTCTGAACTTTATGACGGTGTGGAATGATTTCTTCTGGCCGCTCGTCGTTCTGAAGAACAAAGAGCATTTCACCATTCAGATTGCATTGCAGCAGCTATTCACTACACGTGACGGCTTGGATTATGGAATGATCATGTCCGCGACCTTTACAGCAACCCTGCCGCTGCTGGTGGTATTCCTGCTGTTCAGCCGCTGGGTCATTGCCGGACTGACCTCGGGTGCAGTCAAGAGTTAACAGGAAATAAGGATTGCCGTGAAGAATAATAAGGACAGAGGACAGCAGGAGGAAGGGTAGGATTATGAAGCTCCGCCGCAAAATATTGTTCGCTATTATTCTTCTCGTGTTCATCCCCGTCATTGTGATGGGCAGTGTTACTTATATTAACTTCTCCAACGCCATGGAGAAGAAGTCCAGCAACTTCTATTGGATTTCGCTTCTGGAAACGGACCGCAAGCTGAAGTTCGCGCTCAGTGAAATTTCATCGATTACGAATTCGGCCATCACACAGCCGGCGATTCAGCAGTCGCTGAAGCAGCCGGATTTTGTGCTGACCTATGACCGCAAGCAGGAGATCAACAACCTGCTGATCAACCATCCGATGATCACCTCGTTCAGCCTGTACGGCAAGGACCGTCTGCTGTACCAGTACAATGCGCCCATGTCTTTTGCGGATATGCGGAAGCAGACCTGGTATGGGGCGATGGAGGGGGCTGAAGGACGCCCTGTCTGGTCCGGTCCCGGAGAGAACGGCTCGGAATCCTCAGGCGAGCCGGTGCTGGTGCAGGCCAGAATCATTAAGGATTATTACTCGCTGGAGGATATCGGCTATCTGGTGGTGTATGTGAAGCCGGATTTGCTGGATCAGATATTCTGGGAAGCCGCAACGCTGAAAAAAGGGGATATTCTGCTGGTTAACAAGCAGGGGAATATCGTCTTTAACAAATCCGGTGAGTACATCGGACAGCGGACGGATTTTCCCTTTTTACAGGAGAACTACACCCGGGAGCAGGACTATTACATTGACAATTATCAGGGGAGAAATCACTGATTACTTTCCTGCCTTCACATAATGCAGACTGGTATTTGGCAGCGATTACACCGATGAATCTGATTTCTTCAGAGTCTGTGTCGATCCGCAATATTGCGCTTATACTGGGTGCGGTTTCGCTCATCTCCGCCTTTTTGTTCGACCATTATTTTATTCGCAGGCTGGTGCGCAGCATCAATAGTGCGGTGAACGGAATGAAGCGGGTCAAA encodes the following:
- a CDS encoding carbohydrate ABC transporter permease — protein: MSTLRTFKKNPDDLGLFGKFWFYLLLILGALVSTFPFYWMFVVGTNDKGAVFHVPPLLTIGDQFIDNFKRVLDKADFFQALGNSLFVASMVTISVVFFCTLAGYAFAKYEFPFKNVLFYFVIATLFVPQQLGVLPTYVIMAKLHWIDSFKALIVPAMVNAFGIFWMRQYISTAVHTELIEAGRIDGGGHFRIFWNIAIPVITPAMATLGILNFMTVWNDFFWPLVVLKNKEHFTIQIALQQLFTTRDGLDYGMIMSATFTATLPLLVVFLLFSRWVIAGLTSGAVKS